One genomic window of Streptomyces sp. NBC_01276 includes the following:
- a CDS encoding polysaccharide lyase 8 family protein: MTDVWSRRAFLSAAGGGALLGAPAVRAGATPATVDWAALRAAWRHLVLGDGFSANAEPFRSRLAELGETARGWAAAMAPAPGSLWPDLGFATDPEKMMQSYYRLRTMAEAYVRPGTGLTGDAALLSALLGGLDRMHAQVYHAGQVRYGNWFCWQIGAPQALLDMCVLLYGELTPDRRAAFCAAVDHFVPDSAVAVYGGTSTGANRVDLCRVLAVRGVVGADPAKIALAGEALAPVFPYVIGGDGLYRDGSFVQHTWVPYAGTYGAVLLGGLGLLFALLKGTPWEVTDPGARIVFDAVERAWAPFLFNGLAMDCVSGRAVSRGIAALDARQVQPVQQDDHTRGHVLLAAILQLAEGASPAERARWRGLVKGWAARAHYSPPAADRSLGLASLAALAGLEADASVTALPEPVGHRLFSSMDRATHRRPGWAASLSLASRRIAHYETGNGENLRGWHTGSGMLAWWGSSYGNGQYSDAFWPTVDPYRLPGTTVARKALADGAGGDWGAPKPDAAWVGGSTDGEFASVGQHLRGLGSTLEARKSWFFLGDTVVCLGSGIRASDGVVVETVVDNRNLGAAGGHALTVNGTVQPSGQGWSGVYPAPGWAHLAGFGGYVLHGPGTFRALREARTGRWSEVNRGGSTTALTRRYLTLWYDHGTDPAGAGYAYQLLPGAGADRTGARAAASGWMSVLANDEAAQGVAVGSLGFTGVNFWRAGVAGPLEASAPCSVTVREREDGTATVCVADPARAVEALDVVWGRPVVAVVSRPPSLLSFVPGPQLRLRFGNLTTAAGASEEVVVRLG; this comes from the coding sequence ATGACGGACGTGTGGAGTCGGCGCGCCTTCCTCTCCGCGGCGGGCGGAGGCGCGCTGCTGGGCGCGCCCGCCGTACGGGCGGGGGCCACACCAGCGACGGTGGACTGGGCCGCCCTGCGTGCGGCCTGGCGGCACCTGGTGCTGGGCGACGGATTCTCGGCGAACGCCGAGCCGTTCCGTTCACGGCTGGCCGAGCTCGGGGAGACGGCCCGGGGGTGGGCGGCCGCGATGGCCCCGGCACCCGGTTCGCTCTGGCCCGATCTGGGGTTCGCCACGGATCCCGAGAAGATGATGCAGAGCTACTACCGGTTGCGGACGATGGCGGAGGCCTATGTCCGGCCGGGCACCGGCCTCACCGGGGACGCGGCGTTGCTGTCGGCTCTGCTCGGCGGCCTCGACCGGATGCACGCGCAGGTGTACCACGCGGGCCAGGTGCGGTACGGCAATTGGTTCTGCTGGCAGATCGGGGCGCCGCAGGCGCTGCTGGACATGTGCGTGCTGCTGTACGGGGAGTTGACCCCGGACCGGCGCGCCGCGTTCTGCGCGGCGGTGGACCACTTCGTGCCGGACTCCGCCGTGGCCGTCTACGGCGGGACGAGCACGGGGGCCAACCGGGTCGACCTGTGCCGGGTGCTTGCCGTGCGCGGGGTGGTGGGCGCGGATCCGGCGAAGATCGCCCTGGCCGGGGAGGCGCTCGCGCCGGTCTTCCCGTACGTCATCGGCGGGGACGGGCTCTACCGCGACGGGTCGTTCGTCCAGCACACCTGGGTGCCGTACGCGGGGACCTACGGGGCGGTGCTCCTGGGCGGTCTGGGGCTGCTGTTCGCGCTGTTGAAGGGCACCCCCTGGGAGGTCACGGATCCGGGGGCTCGGATCGTCTTCGACGCGGTGGAGCGGGCCTGGGCACCCTTCCTGTTCAATGGGCTGGCCATGGACTGCGTGTCCGGGCGGGCGGTCAGCAGGGGGATCGCCGCCCTGGACGCACGGCAGGTGCAGCCGGTACAGCAGGACGACCACACCCGGGGGCACGTGCTGCTGGCCGCGATCCTGCAGCTCGCCGAAGGCGCGAGTCCGGCCGAACGCGCCCGCTGGCGAGGACTGGTGAAGGGGTGGGCGGCGCGGGCCCACTACAGTCCCCCGGCGGCTGACCGCAGCCTGGGGCTGGCCTCGCTCGCGGCGCTGGCCGGGCTCGAAGCCGACGCCTCGGTGACGGCGCTGCCCGAGCCCGTCGGGCACCGGCTGTTCTCCTCGATGGACCGGGCCACGCACCGGCGGCCCGGCTGGGCGGCCTCGCTCTCCCTGGCCTCGCGGCGCATCGCCCACTACGAGACGGGAAACGGTGAGAACCTGCGGGGCTGGCACACCGGCAGCGGAATGCTCGCCTGGTGGGGGTCCTCGTACGGCAACGGCCAGTACTCGGACGCCTTCTGGCCCACCGTCGACCCCTACCGGCTGCCCGGCACCACGGTGGCGCGCAAGGCCCTGGCCGACGGTGCGGGCGGCGACTGGGGCGCACCGAAGCCCGACGCGGCGTGGGTGGGCGGGAGCACCGACGGGGAGTTCGCGTCGGTGGGCCAGCACCTGCGCGGCCTCGGCAGCACGCTGGAGGCCCGGAAGTCGTGGTTCTTCCTGGGCGACACGGTGGTCTGTCTGGGGTCGGGGATCCGCGCCTCGGACGGGGTCGTGGTCGAGACGGTCGTCGACAACCGCAACCTGGGGGCGGCAGGCGGCCACGCCCTGACGGTGAACGGGACCGTTCAGCCGTCGGGGCAGGGCTGGTCGGGGGTGTACCCCGCCCCGGGGTGGGCGCATCTGGCGGGCTTCGGCGGGTACGTTCTGCACGGCCCGGGAACCTTCAGGGCCCTGCGGGAGGCGCGTACCGGCCGCTGGAGCGAGGTGAACCGGGGCGGTTCCACCACCGCGCTGACCCGGCGCTACCTCACCCTCTGGTACGACCACGGCACGGACCCGGCGGGCGCCGGCTACGCCTACCAGCTGCTCCCGGGGGCCGGGGCGGACCGGACCGGGGCACGGGCCGCCGCGTCGGGGTGGATGAGCGTCCTCGCCAACGACGAGGCGGCACAGGGGGTGGCGGTGGGTTCCCTCGGCTTCACCGGCGTCAACTTCTGGCGGGCCGGGGTGGCGGGTCCGCTGGAGGCGAGTGCTCCGTGCTCGGTCACGGTGCGGGAGAGGGAGGACGGCACGGCGACGGTGTGCGTCGCCGACCCGGCCCGGGCGGTGGAGGCGTTGGACGTGGTGTGGGGCCGGCCCGTCGTCGCGGTGGTGTCGAGGCCGCCGAGCCTGCTGTCGTTCGTGCCGGGGCCGCAGTTGCGGCTCCGGTTCGGGAACCTCACCACGGCCGCCGGGGCGAGCGAGGAGGTGGTGGTACGACTGGGGTGA
- a CDS encoding VOC family protein gives MIDALDVARMDRFWQEATRGRTDGLRLRFVPTATPKTGKNRLHLDLAGGPDWEAEVARLLTLGARRADIGQGDVPWDVLADPEGNEFCVLRPGHPGVLADSGLVAVCLDIAEEDRRAQPAFWQSRADWHAVESHDWGVRLRRRPTSAVSLVMGPPAAPKAGRNRLRLEVTHRDREPGEFLDAGGNEFHVTG, from the coding sequence GTGATCGACGCACTGGATGTCGCGCGCATGGACCGCTTCTGGCAGGAGGCGACGCGGGGCAGGACGGACGGTCTGCGCCTGCGGTTCGTGCCGACGGCAACGCCGAAGACGGGCAAGAACCGGCTCCACCTCGACCTGGCCGGGGGCCCGGACTGGGAAGCCGAGGTGGCGCGCCTGCTCACGCTCGGTGCGAGGCGGGCCGACATCGGCCAGGGGGACGTCCCCTGGGACGTGCTGGCCGATCCGGAGGGCAACGAGTTCTGCGTGCTGCGTCCCGGCCATCCCGGCGTGCTCGCCGACTCCGGGCTCGTCGCGGTCTGCCTCGACATCGCCGAGGAGGACCGCCGCGCGCAGCCGGCCTTCTGGCAGTCCCGGGCCGACTGGCACGCGGTCGAGTCCCACGACTGGGGCGTCCGGCTTCGCCGCAGACCCACCAGCGCGGTCTCCCTGGTGATGGGGCCGCCTGCGGCGCCGAAGGCGGGGCGGAACCGACTGCGGCTGGAGGTCACCCACCGCGACCGGGAACCGGGTGAGTTCCTCGACGCCGGCGGGAACGAGTTCCACGTCACGGGCTGA
- a CDS encoding N,N-dimethylformamidase beta subunit family domain-containing protein — translation MDQEHIAGGAEGAGRRRFLAMATGAATVAGIGAVAGCGTGDGDAPKGAGADRGPKPDGSASAPAPGAGFDVHAENARPGNADWHVTKAGPARAIEGFADRVSVLPGESFGLHVSTTAPRFTVSAYRMGWYGGARARLVWRSEALPGVRQPEHTVEPGTRMVRTRWPRTASVDTKGWPEGCYLLRLDAQGGEGQRFVPVTVRSAATAGRTVIVNAVATWQAYNRWGGYGSYDGPSGGYASRSLTVTFDRPYEYDDGAGLFLVYEAPLVALAERLGIPLAYATTTDVAREKRLLEGASAVLSLGHDEYWSPEQRAHFTAARDAGTNIAVLGANCCFRRIRLEASDLGPDRTVVCYKSSYDQDPGFKRGHPATVDFRSPPAADPESSLLGVIYDGYPVDAPYVVTNPGHWLFEGTGAKAGDSFAHLVGVEYDKVNTGFPTPRPIEILAHSPVVCEGRPSHQDSAYYTVPGGAGVFATGTMRWVEALDASGDGRGGANHGLDARAGALTTRVTENLLRVFAAGPAGRSRPARDNVKEVYGGP, via the coding sequence ATGGATCAGGAGCACATAGCCGGCGGCGCCGAGGGTGCCGGCCGGCGGCGTTTTCTCGCCATGGCGACGGGGGCGGCCACGGTCGCCGGGATCGGCGCGGTGGCGGGCTGCGGGACCGGTGACGGTGACGCGCCGAAGGGGGCAGGGGCGGACCGGGGGCCGAAGCCGGACGGCTCCGCGTCGGCGCCCGCGCCGGGGGCGGGGTTCGACGTGCACGCCGAGAACGCCCGGCCCGGCAACGCCGACTGGCACGTGACCAAGGCCGGTCCGGCCCGCGCCATCGAGGGCTTCGCGGACCGGGTGTCGGTCCTGCCCGGCGAGTCCTTCGGGCTGCACGTGTCGACCACCGCGCCCCGGTTCACCGTCTCCGCCTACCGGATGGGCTGGTACGGCGGGGCCCGGGCCCGCCTGGTGTGGCGTTCGGAGGCGCTGCCCGGGGTCCGCCAGCCGGAGCACACGGTGGAGCCCGGGACCCGTATGGTCCGCACCCGGTGGCCGCGTACCGCCTCGGTTGACACCAAGGGCTGGCCCGAGGGCTGCTACCTGCTGAGGCTCGACGCGCAGGGAGGCGAGGGCCAGCGGTTCGTGCCGGTCACCGTCCGCTCGGCGGCGACGGCCGGCCGGACGGTGATCGTCAACGCGGTGGCGACCTGGCAGGCGTACAACCGGTGGGGCGGGTACGGCAGCTACGACGGTCCGAGTGGAGGCTACGCCTCGCGTTCGCTCACCGTGACCTTCGACCGGCCGTACGAGTACGACGACGGCGCGGGACTGTTCCTCGTCTACGAAGCACCCCTGGTCGCGCTGGCGGAGCGGCTCGGGATACCCCTCGCGTACGCGACGACGACCGATGTGGCGCGGGAGAAGCGGCTGCTGGAAGGGGCGTCGGCGGTGCTCTCGCTCGGTCACGACGAGTACTGGTCGCCGGAGCAGCGCGCGCACTTCACCGCGGCCCGCGACGCGGGCACCAACATCGCGGTCCTGGGTGCGAACTGCTGCTTCCGCCGGATCCGGCTGGAGGCCTCGGACCTGGGCCCGGACCGTACGGTGGTCTGCTACAAGTCCTCCTACGACCAGGATCCCGGCTTCAAGCGGGGCCACCCGGCCACGGTCGACTTCCGCTCGCCGCCCGCGGCGGACCCCGAGAGCTCCCTGCTCGGCGTGATCTACGACGGGTACCCGGTGGACGCCCCGTACGTGGTGACGAACCCGGGCCACTGGCTGTTCGAGGGAACGGGAGCCAAGGCCGGCGACAGCTTCGCGCACCTGGTCGGCGTGGAGTACGACAAGGTCAACACCGGTTTCCCGACGCCCCGCCCGATCGAGATCCTGGCCCACTCCCCGGTGGTGTGCGAGGGGCGGCCCAGCCACCAGGACTCGGCCTACTACACCGTGCCCGGCGGGGCGGGGGTGTTCGCGACGGGCACGATGCGCTGGGTCGAGGCGCTCGACGCGTCGGGCGACGGCCGCGGCGGTGCCAACCACGGCCTGGACGCGCGCGCCGGCGCGCTGACCACGCGGGTGACGGAGAACCTGCTGCGGGTCTTCGCCGCGGGCCCGGCCGGGCGGAGCCGCCCCGCGCGGGACAACGTCAAGGAGGTGTACGGCGGACCGTGA
- a CDS encoding VOC family protein produces MSVQLNHTIIHSRDNRESAEFLAHILGLEVGPEWGPFVPVSTANGVTLDFATIQAESITVQHYAFLVSEAEFDAAFEKIQAAGIPYFADPHGKHPGEINHNDGGRGVYFPDPDGHGMEIITRPYGG; encoded by the coding sequence ATGTCGGTCCAGCTGAACCACACGATCATCCACTCCCGCGACAACCGGGAGTCCGCCGAATTCCTGGCGCACATCCTCGGCCTCGAAGTCGGCCCCGAGTGGGGCCCCTTCGTCCCGGTGTCCACCGCGAACGGGGTCACCCTGGACTTCGCCACCATCCAGGCGGAGTCCATCACCGTGCAGCACTACGCGTTCCTCGTCTCGGAGGCGGAGTTCGACGCGGCGTTCGAGAAGATCCAGGCGGCGGGCATCCCGTACTTCGCCGACCCGCACGGCAAGCACCCGGGCGAGATCAACCACAACGACGGCGGGCGCGGGGTCTACTTCCCGGACCCGGACGGGCACGGTATGGAGATCATCACCCGCCCGTACGGCGGCTAG
- a CDS encoding SRPBCC family protein has translation MWTYEHSVETTATASSVWHLWADVERWADWNSEIEKIEIDGPFAVGTRITMTPPGEDPIPLLIAEAVEDELFVDEARFGGLLLRTLHRVDPAGQGRIRVTYRMEITGTGADEAGPEIGPGITADWPDTMAALTRLAEAAGTSETDEANEAAVL, from the coding sequence ATGTGGACCTACGAGCACAGCGTCGAGACCACCGCCACCGCCTCCTCCGTCTGGCACCTCTGGGCCGACGTCGAGCGCTGGGCGGACTGGAACTCCGAGATCGAGAAGATCGAGATCGACGGGCCGTTCGCGGTGGGCACCCGCATCACCATGACCCCGCCCGGCGAGGACCCGATCCCGCTGCTCATCGCGGAGGCCGTGGAAGACGAACTCTTCGTCGACGAGGCCCGGTTCGGGGGCCTGCTGCTGCGCACCCTGCACCGCGTCGACCCGGCCGGGCAGGGCCGGATCCGCGTGACCTACCGGATGGAGATCACCGGAACGGGCGCGGACGAGGCCGGCCCCGAGATCGGACCCGGCATCACCGCCGACTGGCCGGACACCATGGCCGCGCTGACCCGACTGGCCGAGGCGGCCGGGACTTCCGAGACGGACGAGGCGAACGAGGCGGCGGTGCTCTGA
- a CDS encoding MarR family winged helix-turn-helix transcriptional regulator, which translates to MALRPADSPGFLLWHATLRWQRDIAAALAPIGLTHVQFVLLACAWWLNGQGEHPNQLALARQAGTDVKMTSQVLRALEQKGLIEREVDPADTRAKRLRVTEAGAELAPRAIAAVEAADAEFFRAVPLDEALPLLRRLALPEE; encoded by the coding sequence ATGGCGCTGCGGCCCGCCGACAGCCCCGGCTTCCTGCTGTGGCACGCCACGCTGCGCTGGCAGCGCGACATCGCCGCGGCACTGGCGCCGATCGGCCTCACCCACGTGCAGTTCGTGCTGCTCGCCTGCGCCTGGTGGCTCAACGGCCAGGGCGAACACCCCAACCAGCTGGCCCTGGCGCGCCAAGCCGGCACGGACGTCAAAATGACCTCCCAGGTGCTGCGGGCCCTGGAGCAGAAGGGGCTCATCGAGCGGGAGGTCGACCCGGCCGACACCCGGGCCAAGCGGCTCCGGGTCACCGAGGCGGGCGCCGAGCTGGCACCCCGGGCGATCGCCGCCGTCGAGGCCGCCGATGCGGAATTCTTCCGCGCGGTCCCCCTCGACGAGGCCCTGCCCCTCCTGCGCCGCCTGGCCCTCCCCGAGGAGTGA
- a CDS encoding ABC transporter ATP-binding protein — protein MTGRPVELTVEAVRYETDGQPLLRGVDLTARPGETVAVVGPNGSGKTTLLRCVYGTLRPTAGRVLLDGRDAGSLSVKERARKVAAVPQDGAGALGLTVREVVAMGRSPHKRFWEQDGPGDAVRVDRALETVGATAFAARRFEELSGGERQRALVARALVQETGLLALDEPTNHLDIRYQLEVLDLVRGLPTTSLLVLHDLNLAASFCDRLYVLAGGRVVASGAPGEVLTEDLLAEVYGVRTRIGTHPTTGAPSIVYLPPDPAAARPRYAPEGTAAP, from the coding sequence ATGACGGGGCGTCCGGTGGAACTCACCGTCGAGGCCGTGCGTTACGAGACCGACGGGCAGCCGCTGCTGCGCGGAGTCGACCTGACCGCCCGGCCGGGGGAGACGGTCGCCGTGGTCGGGCCGAACGGCAGTGGCAAGACCACGCTGCTGCGTTGCGTCTACGGGACTCTGCGGCCCACCGCCGGCCGCGTGCTCCTCGACGGGAGGGACGCGGGCTCGCTGAGCGTCAAGGAGCGGGCCAGGAAGGTGGCTGCCGTGCCCCAGGACGGCGCCGGCGCCCTGGGCCTGACGGTCCGAGAGGTCGTCGCCATGGGGCGCAGCCCGCACAAGCGGTTCTGGGAACAGGACGGCCCGGGAGACGCGGTGCGCGTCGACCGGGCCCTGGAGACGGTCGGCGCGACCGCCTTCGCGGCGCGGCGCTTCGAGGAGCTGTCCGGCGGCGAACGCCAGCGCGCGCTCGTCGCCCGCGCCCTCGTCCAGGAAACGGGCCTCCTCGCCCTGGACGAGCCGACCAACCACCTCGACATCCGCTACCAGCTGGAGGTCCTGGACCTGGTGCGCGGCCTGCCCACGACGAGCCTGCTGGTCCTGCACGACCTCAACCTGGCGGCGTCCTTCTGCGACCGGCTGTACGTCCTGGCGGGCGGCCGGGTGGTCGCGTCCGGGGCGCCGGGCGAGGTGCTGACGGAGGACCTGCTGGCCGAGGTCTACGGCGTCCGCACGCGCATCGGCACCCACCCGACCACGGGCGCCCCCAGCATCGTCTACCTCCCCCCGGACCCGGCCGCCGCACGACCGCGGTACGCGCCGGAGGGAACGGCGGCGCCCTGA
- a CDS encoding FecCD family ABC transporter permease: MRRRRTATVLLLLAAVLAASAVAGLALGPVRIAPGRVLDLVLAGPDAPGGAFASIVWDVRMPRVLLGTVVGAGLAVAGAVLQALVRNPLADPFLLGASSGASAGAVLVIVFGTAAGAGAAGTAGGAGVPLAAFAGSMAALVTVHALARRGGTMTTGRLILAGVAVQYVLSALTSLVLVLSASPDQMRSVLFWTLGGLGGARWDELALPAAALFAGTGVLVTLARPLDLLLAGEEGAHTLGLDTGRFRAAAFVLTSLVIGVLVASSGAIGFVGLMVPHAARMVVGAGHRALLPVAALGGAVFLTLADLLARTAAAPEEIPVGVVTALVGGPFFLWMLRRSGRGEGVGG, encoded by the coding sequence GTGAGGCGTCGCCGGACCGCCACCGTCCTCCTGCTCCTCGCCGCCGTGCTGGCGGCTTCGGCGGTGGCCGGGCTCGCCCTGGGGCCCGTACGGATCGCCCCCGGCCGGGTCCTCGACCTCGTCCTGGCCGGACCGGACGCGCCGGGCGGAGCCTTCGCCTCCATCGTGTGGGACGTCCGCATGCCGCGCGTCCTGCTCGGCACGGTCGTCGGCGCCGGACTCGCCGTCGCCGGCGCGGTGCTCCAGGCCCTCGTGCGCAACCCGCTCGCCGACCCCTTCCTGCTCGGCGCCTCATCGGGCGCCTCCGCGGGAGCCGTGCTCGTCATCGTCTTCGGTACGGCCGCCGGTGCGGGGGCCGCCGGGACCGCGGGCGGGGCCGGGGTGCCGCTCGCCGCGTTCGCCGGTTCGATGGCCGCGCTCGTCACCGTCCACGCCCTGGCCCGGCGCGGCGGCACCATGACCACCGGCCGGCTGATCCTGGCCGGGGTCGCCGTGCAGTACGTGCTCTCCGCCCTGACCAGCCTGGTGCTCGTACTGTCCGCGAGCCCCGACCAGATGCGCTCCGTGCTGTTCTGGACCCTGGGCGGCCTGGGCGGGGCCCGCTGGGACGAACTGGCCCTGCCCGCGGCCGCGCTGTTCGCCGGTACCGGCGTGCTCGTCACCCTGGCCCGGCCCCTCGACCTGCTGCTCGCGGGGGAGGAGGGCGCGCACACCCTCGGGCTGGACACCGGCCGGTTCCGGGCCGCCGCGTTCGTGCTCACCTCCCTCGTCATCGGGGTGCTGGTGGCCTCCAGCGGGGCGATCGGCTTCGTCGGGCTGATGGTTCCGCACGCCGCCCGGATGGTGGTGGGAGCCGGTCACCGGGCACTGCTGCCCGTCGCCGCGCTGGGCGGAGCCGTGTTCCTGACCCTGGCCGACCTGCTGGCCCGTACGGCGGCCGCGCCCGAGGAGATACCGGTCGGCGTGGTCACCGCCCTGGTGGGAGGGCCGTTCTTCCTGTGGATGCTGCGCAGGTCCGGACGCGGCGAGGGGGTGGGCGGATGA
- a CDS encoding ABC transporter substrate-binding protein, whose protein sequence is MSRSRATLRSIAALTLLVPLAACGGPADGSAGAARPGPGARPAPGFPYTVTNCGVTSTYQAPPERAVTMNQHATEIMLALGLEDRMVGTAYLDDSVLPAYRPAYDKIKVLAGEYPSKEVLLGADPDFVYGGYASAFDKGQGRDREGLARSGIGSRLSVEYCTRGPVGLAQLKTEITEVARTFGVPERGAALVEDEQRRVDAVTARLKDAPRPSVFVYDSGEGSAFTSGGKGVGNEIVTLAGGTNVFADLDDTFGDVSWEKVIERKPEVVLIHDYGGTTVESKKQRLLNDPALAQVPAVKNRRFVVLPLSSAVLGVRVADAVESLGRQLHPDAA, encoded by the coding sequence ATGTCGCGTTCCCGCGCAACCCTGCGCTCGATAGCCGCCCTCACCCTCCTGGTTCCGCTCGCCGCGTGCGGCGGCCCGGCCGACGGATCCGCCGGTGCCGCCCGGCCCGGCCCCGGAGCGCGGCCCGCGCCCGGGTTCCCGTACACCGTCACCAACTGCGGTGTCACCAGCACCTACCAGGCCCCGCCCGAGCGGGCCGTCACCATGAACCAGCACGCCACCGAGATCATGCTGGCCCTCGGACTGGAGGACCGGATGGTCGGCACGGCCTACCTCGACGACTCCGTGCTCCCCGCCTACCGGCCCGCCTACGACAAGATCAAGGTGCTGGCCGGGGAATACCCCTCCAAAGAGGTGCTCCTCGGAGCCGACCCCGACTTCGTGTACGGCGGTTACGCCAGCGCATTCGACAAGGGCCAGGGCCGGGACCGTGAAGGGCTCGCCCGGTCCGGCATCGGCTCCCGGCTGAGCGTGGAGTACTGCACCCGGGGCCCGGTCGGCCTCGCCCAGCTGAAGACCGAGATCACCGAGGTCGCCCGGACCTTCGGCGTGCCCGAACGCGGCGCGGCCCTCGTGGAGGACGAGCAGCGCCGCGTCGACGCCGTCACCGCGCGGCTGAAGGACGCGCCCAGGCCGTCCGTCTTCGTCTACGACTCCGGCGAGGGCTCCGCCTTCACCTCGGGCGGCAAGGGCGTCGGCAACGAGATCGTCACCCTCGCCGGAGGCACGAACGTCTTCGCCGACCTCGACGACACCTTCGGCGACGTGTCCTGGGAGAAGGTCATCGAGCGCAAGCCGGAGGTCGTCCTCATCCACGACTACGGCGGCACCACCGTGGAGTCCAAGAAGCAACGCCTGCTCAACGACCCGGCGCTGGCTCAGGTTCCCGCCGTGAAGAACCGGCGGTTCGTCGTACTGCCGCTCTCCTCCGCCGTACTCGGCGTACGCGTCGCCGACGCCGTCGAGTCCCTGGGCCGCCAACTCCACCCCGACGCCGCGTGA
- a CDS encoding GMC oxidoreductase: protein MSDKSLHSKVSKGVSRRGFIAGTSSILGALALAVNTAPARAASATGAAAANAPIDSGAHVPALVIGTGYGGSVAALRLAQAGVDVHMIEMGMAWDTPGSDGKIFANTTRPDYRSYWLRTRTKAPLSNFLGFPIDKDVPRYTGILDAEEMGGIIVYQGRGVGGGSLVNGGMAVTPKRQNFAAILPSVDAEEMYTTYYPRANAGLGVGLIDPAWFDTVDCYQFARVGRKHAQRSGFPFVFVPDVYDWDYMKQEVAGTVPKSAVDGEILYGNNAGKKSLQKTYIAAARATGKVAISPLHRVTTVSPSAGGGYTVGMEQLDTTGAVVATKTVTADRVFFAAGSVGTSKLLVKLKATGALAGLNEEIGKGWGDNGNVMCGRANHMWDPTGKVQASIPCGGIDNWDAGGAFAEVAPLPTGIETYASFYLSITKNPNRAEFTWNAAAGKVDLNWQTAWKQPSIDMAKSIFDKINSKEGTIYRTDLFGTNKVWGDHLTYHPLGGAVLNKATDNYGRLHGYTGLYVIDGALIPGNTSVNPFVTITALAERNIEKIIATDL, encoded by the coding sequence ATGAGTGACAAGAGCCTGCACAGCAAGGTGTCCAAGGGTGTGTCACGCCGCGGATTCATTGCTGGAACCAGTTCCATTCTTGGGGCCCTGGCCCTGGCGGTCAACACCGCCCCGGCGCGAGCGGCGAGCGCCACCGGAGCGGCCGCCGCGAACGCGCCCATCGACTCCGGGGCCCACGTCCCGGCCCTCGTCATCGGTACCGGATACGGCGGCTCCGTCGCCGCGCTGCGGCTCGCGCAGGCCGGGGTCGACGTGCACATGATCGAGATGGGCATGGCCTGGGACACCCCCGGCAGCGACGGCAAGATCTTCGCCAACACCACCAGGCCCGACTACCGTTCGTACTGGCTCCGCACCAGGACCAAGGCCCCGCTCAGCAACTTCCTGGGCTTCCCCATCGACAAGGACGTCCCGCGGTACACGGGCATCCTCGACGCCGAGGAGATGGGCGGGATCATCGTCTACCAGGGCCGCGGCGTGGGCGGCGGTTCGCTGGTCAACGGCGGGATGGCGGTGACGCCCAAGCGGCAGAACTTCGCCGCGATCCTGCCCTCGGTGGACGCGGAGGAGATGTACACCACCTACTACCCGCGCGCCAACGCCGGGCTCGGCGTGGGTCTGATCGACCCTGCCTGGTTCGACACCGTGGACTGCTACCAGTTCGCCCGCGTCGGCCGCAAGCACGCCCAGCGCTCCGGCTTCCCCTTCGTCTTCGTGCCGGACGTCTACGACTGGGACTACATGAAGCAGGAGGTCGCCGGCACCGTCCCCAAGTCCGCCGTCGACGGCGAGATCCTCTACGGCAACAACGCCGGCAAGAAGTCCCTGCAGAAGACCTACATCGCGGCCGCCCGGGCGACCGGCAAGGTCGCCATCTCCCCGCTGCACCGGGTCACCACCGTCTCCCCCTCGGCCGGTGGCGGCTACACGGTCGGCATGGAACAGCTCGACACCACCGGGGCGGTGGTCGCCACCAAGACCGTCACCGCCGACCGGGTCTTCTTCGCGGCGGGCAGCGTCGGCACCAGCAAGCTCCTGGTCAAGCTGAAGGCCACGGGAGCGCTGGCCGGCCTGAACGAGGAGATCGGCAAGGGCTGGGGCGACAACGGCAACGTCATGTGCGGCCGGGCCAACCACATGTGGGACCCCACCGGCAAGGTGCAGGCCTCCATCCCCTGCGGCGGCATCGACAACTGGGACGCGGGCGGCGCCTTCGCCGAGGTGGCCCCGCTGCCCACGGGGATCGAGACGTACGCCTCCTTCTACCTCTCGATCACCAAGAACCCCAACCGTGCCGAGTTCACCTGGAACGCCGCCGCCGGCAAGGTCGACCTGAACTGGCAGACCGCCTGGAAGCAGCCCTCCATCGACATGGCGAAGAGCATCTTCGACAAGATCAACTCGAAGGAGGGGACGATCTACCGGACCGACCTCTTCGGCACCAACAAGGTCTGGGGCGACCACCTCACGTACCACCCGCTCGGCGGCGCCGTGCTGAACAAGGCCACCGACAACTACGGCCGCCTGCACGGCTACACCGGCCTGTACGTGATCGACGGGGCCCTGATCCCCGGCAACACCAGCGTCAACCCGTTCGTGACGATCACGGCCCTCGCCGAACGGAACATAGAGAAGATCATCGCCACCGACCTCTGA